In the Purpureocillium takamizusanense chromosome 5, complete sequence genome, one interval contains:
- a CDS encoding uncharacterized protein (COG:P~TransMembrane:8 (i144-163o169-191i203-222o242-263i390-410o422-443i464-481o493-509i)~EggNog:ENOG503NUVA), with protein MARRSDDSPGAIGAAGIQPGTDDGNHESSSDPSKTHRTIIEHARAAASKEQSMTLWQGLKLYPKAVGWSLLISTCIAMEGYDISLVNNFYAFPQFNRKYGVRLADGTYEVPAPWQAGLSNGATVGEIIGLFINGFVSERFGYRYTVMACLVLVAAFTTIFFTAPNVQTLLVAEILCGIPWGIFQTLTVTYASEVCPIALRGYLTTYVNFCWGLGQEIGIGVIRAMLDREDEWAYRIPYALQWMWPLPLFIGIYFAPESPWWLVRRGKTQEAKKSLLRLTSLDRETDFDADETVAMMVHTTALEEKITAGSTYWDCFKGADLRRTEIVCMTWAIQNLSGNSFSNYSTYFLKQAGLSEDKSYSFALGQYAINMVGVFGAWGLMTLGIGRRSLYLYGLCGLCAMLFILGFLGLVPEEHRTQGSLATGSIMIVWALFYQLTVGTVCYSLVSELSSRRLQIKTVVLGRNLYNVVGIITNVLTPYMLNPSAWNWRNYTGFFWAGICFLCIIYTYFRLPEPRGRTFAELDVLFEKGVSARKFASTEVDVFHEVVEEKVMNQYEDIVDATAKGPKFA; from the exons ATGGCTCGCCGCAGTGATGATAGCCCAGGGGCcatcggtgccgccggcatcCAGCCTgggaccgacgacggcaaccaCGAATCCTCATCGGACCCCTCCAAGACGCACCGCACCATTATCGAgcatgcgcgcgccgccgcctccaaggAGCAGTCCATGACACTCTGGCAGGGACTGAAGCTGTATCCCAAGGCCGTCGGCTGGAGCCTGCTCATCTCTACCTGCATTGCCATGGAAGGGTACGACATTAGTCTTGTCAACAACTTCT ATGCCTTCCCCCAGTTCAACCGCAAGTACGgcgtgcgcctcgccgacggcacctACGAAGTCCCCGCACCGTGGCAGGCCGGCCTCAGTAAT GGTGCCACTGTTGGCGAAATCATCGGCCTCTTCATCAACGGCTTCGTTTCGGAGCGCTTCGGTTACCGCTACACCGTCATGGCTTGTCTCgttctcgtcgccgccttcaccaCCATTTTTTTCACAGCACCCAACGTCCAGACCCTCCTGGTCGCCGAGATCCTATGCGGCATCCCTTGGGGCATCTTCCAGACTCTGACCGTCACCTATGCCTCCGAGGTATGCCCCATTGCCCTCCGAGGCTACCTCACCACCTACGTCAACTTCTGCTGGGGCCTGGGTCAGGAGATTGGCATCGGCGTAATCCGCGCCATGCTCGACCGCGAAGACGAGTGGGCCTACCGCATCCCCTACGCTCTGCAGTGGATGTGGCCGCTGCCACTCTTCATCGGCATCTATTTCGCCCCCGAGTCCCCATGGTGGCTGGTGCGGAGGGGCAAGACGCAAGAGGCCAAGAAGTCGCTCCTTCGACTGACGAGCCTCGACCGCGAGACTGACTTTGACGCCGATGAGACGGTGGCCATGATGGTCCACACAACAGCCCTGGAGGAGAAGATCACGGCCGGTTCGACGTACTGGGACTGCTTCAAGGGCGCCGATCTGCGCCGAACAGAAATCGTGTGCATGACTTGGGCAATACAGAACCTCAGCGGCAACTCCTTCTCCAACTACTCGACGTATTTTCTGAAGCAGGCTGGGCTTTCCGAAGACAAGTCGTACTCGTTCGCGCTTGGACAGTATGCCATCAACATGGTCGGCGTCTTCGGAGCGTGGGGCCTCATGACGCTGGGCATTGGTCGCAGGTCTCTGTACCTCTATGGGCTGTGCGGTCTCTGTGCCATGCTCTTCATTCTGGGTTTCCTGGGCCTCGTCCCGGAGGAGCATAGAACACAAGGGTCGCTTGCTACGGGAAGCATCATGATTGTGTGGGCTCTTTTCTACCAGTTGACTGTGGGCACGGTCTGTTACTCGCTGGTGAGCGAGCTCTCTTCGCGCCGCCTTCAGATCAAGACCGTTGTGTTGGGACGGAATCTCTA CAATGTGGTTGGCATCATTACCAATGTCTTGACGCCGTACATGCTCAACCCCAGCGCATGGAACTGGCGCAATTATACGGGCTTCTTCTGG GCCGGCATCTGCTTCTTGTGCATCATCTACACATACTTCCGCCTGCCAGAGCCACGAGGCCGCACCTTTGCGGAGCTCGACGTCTTATTCGAGAAGGGCGTGAGCGCACGCAAGTTTGCGTCTACCGAGGTGGACGTCTTCCACGAAGTTGTCGAGGAGAAGGTGATGAACCAGTACGAGGACATTGTCGACGCAACGGCCAAAGGCCCCAAGTTTGCCTAG
- the AAT1 gene encoding Aspartate transaminase (EggNog:ENOG503NU8Q~COG:E), with protein MLSTLRVAAAARQPLLRRAAGANAVAVRSASTWANVPQGPPAILGITEAFKADSFDKKINLGVGAYRDDKGKPYVLPSVREAERKVVDEKLNKEYAGITGVAEFPALAAKLAYGANSPALDRVAVTQSISGTGALRLGAAFLERFHPGDKKIYIPTPSWANHKAVFTDAGLNVQQYRYYNKDTIGLDFEGMIADIEAAPKGSIFLLHACAHNPTGVDPTPEQWREVSKVVKKQGHFAFFDMAYQGFASGDCDKDAFAVRHFVEQGHQIALCQSFAKNMGLYGERVGAFSLVCADAAEKKRVDSQLKILIRPLYSNPPIHGARIASEILSSPKLYQQWLGEVKAMADRIITMRALLKENLEKLGSKHDWSHITSQIGMFAYTGMTAAEMDRLAKEFSVYATKDGRISVAGITSDNVGRLAEAIYKVKG; from the exons ATGCTGTCCActctccgcgtcgccgccgccgcgaggcagcccctcctgcgccgcgctgccggcgccaacgccgtcgccgttcgCTCCGCCTCGACCTGGGCCAATGTGCCCCAGGGCCCTCCT GCCATTCTCG GCATCACCGAAGCCTTCAAGGCCGATTCTTTCGACAAGAAGATCAACCTCG GTGTCGGCGCATACCGTGATGACAAGGGCAAGCCCTACGTGCTCCCCTCggtgcgcgaggccgagcgcaaggtggtcgacgagaagctcaacAAGGAGTACGCCGGCATCACTGGTGTCGCAGAGTtcccggccctcgccgccaagctggccTACGGCGCCAACTCGCCTGCCctcgaccgcgtcgccgtcacgcAGTCCATCTCGGGCACGGGCGCCCTACGCCTCGGAGCCGCCTTCCTCGAGCGCTTCCACCCAGGCGACAAGAAGATCTACATCCCTACGCCCTCGTGGGCCAACCACAAGGCCGTCTTCACCGACGCGGGCCTCAACGTCCAGCAGTACCGGTACTACAACAAGGACACCATCGGCCTCGACTTTGAGGGCATGATTGCCGACATCGAGGCTGCGCCCAAGGGCAGCATCTTCCTCCTGCACGCCTGCGCCCACAACCCCACCGGCGTTGACCCAACCCCCGAGCAGTGGAGGGAGGTTTCCAAGGTTGTCAAGAAGCAAGGCCACTTTGCCTTCTTCGACATGGCCTACCAGGGCTTTGCCAGCGGCGACTGCGACAAGGATGCCTTTGCCGTCCGCCACTTTGTCGAGCAGGGCCACCAGATTGCTCTGTGCCAGTCCTTCGCCAAGAACATG GGTCTCTACGGTGAACGTGTTGGTGCCTTCTCTCTGGTctgcgccgatgccgccgagaagaagcgtGTCGACTCCCAGCTCAAGATCCTCATCCGCCCCCTGTACTCGAACCCCCCCATCCACGGCGCCCGCATCGCCTCGGAGATCCTCAGCAGCCCCAAGCTCTACCAGCAGTGgctcggcgaggtcaaggccatggccgaccgcatcatcaccatgcgTGCCCTCCTCAAGGAGAacctcgagaagctcggctCCAAGCACGACTGGTCCCACATCACCAGCCAGATTGGCATGTTCGCTTACACCGGCATGACTGCCGCGGAGATGGACAGACTGGCCAAGGAGTTCTCCGTCTACGCCACCAAGGACGGCCGTatctccgtcgccggcatcacATCTGACAACGTCGGCCGCCTAGCCGAGGCCATTTACAAGGTCAAGGGCTAA
- the FGR2 gene encoding Sugar (and other) transporter (COG:S~EggNog:ENOG503NUH8~TransMembrane:12 (i89-109o129-146i153-172o178-204i211-234o254-276i358-376o396-417i426-445o451-472i484-507o513-534i)) — translation MMNASSAHSSAASPERPPPLNMGHDKLEAEIGQIGDDGLQHARNPDGSSLHGGEDILGLQDLDPVLNMKMHLVNNAIDEIGWTPYHLKLFFLNGFGYAVDSMILLFQSIVSTQAYREFGESGYKNALTVSVYCGMLTGAIFWGCTADLIGRKYAFNISLFMCSVCCIVAGAMPSWASLGVFIALLGFGGGGNLIMDTTVFLEYLPSDKQWLLTFLACWWGFGQAITGFIGWGFLVPARWNCADVASCTRDSNWGWRYTLFTGGALVLVMSILRVTVVRLRETPKYQLSMGEDAELVETFQFLAQKYDRPCSLTLEKLEACGTIGSVQKKKKKGFSVAGTWSHFSGLFATKKIGISTGMIWLSWTLIGLAYPLFYVFLPTYLANRGLEFNRSQFETWRNYAITNICGIPGPIIAGFMCNTKLLGRKYTMVIGALITMAFFFAYTAVKTAEQDTAFTCLIACFLNIYYGTLYAYTPEVLPSAHRGTGNGIAVACNRVMGIVSAIVATFADTSTSAPLYVCATIFLAAAIVAALFPFEPYGRRSS, via the exons ATGATGAATGCATCCTCGGCCCACTCCTCCGCCGCAAGCCCggaacggccgccgccgcttaACATGGGCCACGACAAACTCGAGGCCGAGATTGGCCAGAttggcgacgatggcctccAACACGCCCGGAACCCCGACGGCTCGTCGCTGCACGGCGGTGAGGACATTCTCGGGCTGCAGGACCTGGATCCCGTGCTCAACATGAAGATGCACCTCGTTAACAAC GCGATTGACGAGATTGGCTGGACTCCGTACCATCTcaagctcttcttcctcaacgGCTTTGG ATACGCTGTCGACTCCATGATCCTCCTCTTCCAGTCCATCGTCTCCACGCAGGCGTACCGCGAGTTCGGGGAGAGCGGCTACAAGAATGCCCTGACCGTGTCTGTCTACTGCGGCATGCTCACGGGCGCCATCTTCTGGGGCTGCACCGCCGACCTCATCGGGCGCAAGTACGCCTTCAACATCTCGCTCTTCATGTGCTCCGTGTgctgcatcgtcgccggcgccatgccCAGCTGGGCCTCGCTCGGCGTCTtcatcgccctcctcggcttcgggggcggcgggaacCTCATCATGGACACGACCGTCTTTCTCGAGTACCTGCCCAGCGACAAGCAGTGGCTGCTGACCTTTCTCGCCTGTTGGTGGGGGTTTGGCCAGGCCATCACCGGCTTCATCGGCTGGGGCTTCCTCGTTCCCGCCAGGTGGAActgcgccgacgtcgcctccTGCACTCGCGATTCCAACTGGGGCTGGCGCTACACCCTcttcaccggcggcgccctcgtcctcgtcatgtCCATCCTCCGCGTCACCGTCGTTCGCCTGCGCGAGACCCCCAAGTACCAGCTCAGCatgggcgaggacgccgagcttgTCGAGACGTTTCAGTTCTTGGCTCAAAAATACGACCGTCCCTGCTCCCTGACtctcgagaagctcgaggcctGCGGCACCATCGGCTCGGTtcagaagaagaagaagaagggcttTTCGGTGGCCGGCACCTGGTCGCACTTTAGCGGTCTCTTTGCCACCAAGAAGATTGGCATCTCGACGGGCATGATTTGGCTGTCCTGGACCCTCATCGGTCTCGCATACCCGCTATTCTACGTCTTTCTGCC AACATACCTGGCCAACCGCGGGCTCGAATTCAACCGTTCCCAGTTCGAGACGTGGCGCAATTATGCCATCACCAACATCTGCGGCATCCCCGGCCCCATCATTGCCGGCTTCATGTGCAACACCAAGCTCCTGGGCCGCAAGTACACCATGGTCATCGGCGCGCTCATCAccatggccttcttcttcgcctaCACCGCTGTCAAGaccgccgagcaggacaCCGCCTTTACCTGCCTCATCGCCTGCTTCCTCAACATCTACTACGGCACGCTGTACGCGTACACGCCAGAGGTTCTCCCCAGCGCGCACCGCGGCACGGGCAacggcatcgccgtggcGTGCAATCGCGTCATGGGCATCGTCTCGGCCATTGTTGCCACCTTTGCCGACacgtccacctcggcgccacTCTACGTGTGCGCCACTATTTtccttgccgctgccatcgtGGCTGCCCTGTTCCCCTTTGAGCCTTATGGCCGAAGGAGCTCGTGA
- a CDS encoding uncharacterized protein (TransMembrane:6 (i144-163o169-191i203-222o242-263i390-411o423-446i)~COG:P~EggNog:ENOG503NUVA), translating into MARRSDDSPGAIGAAGIQPGTDDGNHESSSDPSKTHRTIIEHARAAASKEQSMTLWQGLKLYPKAVGWSLLISTCIAMEGYDISLVNNFYAFPQFNRKYGVRLADGTYEVPAPWQAGLSNGATVGEIIGLFINGFVSERFGYRYTVMACLVLVAAFTTIFFTAPNVQTLLVAEILCGIPWGIFQTLTVTYASEVCPIALRGYLTTYVNFCWGLGQEIGIGVIRAMLDREDEWAYRIPYALQWMWPLPLFIGIYFAPESPWWLVRRGKTQEAKKSLLRLTSLDRETDFDADETVAMMVHTTALEEKITAGSTYWDCFKGADLRRTEIVCMTWAIQNLSGNSFSNYSTYFLKQAGLSEDKSYSFALGQYAINMVGVFGAWGLMTLGIGRRSLYLYGLCGLCAMLFILGFLGLVPEEHRTQGSLATGSIMIVWALFYQLTVGTVCYSLVSELSSRRLQIKTVVLGRNL; encoded by the exons ATGGCTCGCCGCAGTGATGATAGCCCAGGGGCcatcggtgccgccggcatcCAGCCTgggaccgacgacggcaaccaCGAATCCTCATCGGACCCCTCCAAGACGCACCGCACCATTATCGAgcatgcgcgcgccgccgcctccaaggAGCAGTCCATGACACTCTGGCAGGGACTGAAGCTGTATCCCAAGGCCGTCGGCTGGAGCCTGCTCATCTCTACCTGCATTGCCATGGAAGGGTACGACATTAGTCTTGTCAACAACTTCT ATGCCTTCCCCCAGTTCAACCGCAAGTACGgcgtgcgcctcgccgacggcacctACGAAGTCCCCGCACCGTGGCAGGCCGGCCTCAGTAAT GGTGCCACTGTTGGCGAAATCATCGGCCTCTTCATCAACGGCTTCGTTTCGGAGCGCTTCGGTTACCGCTACACCGTCATGGCTTGTCTCgttctcgtcgccgccttcaccaCCATTTTTTTCACAGCACCCAACGTCCAGACCCTCCTGGTCGCCGAGATCCTATGCGGCATCCCTTGGGGCATCTTCCAGACTCTGACCGTCACCTATGCCTCCGAGGTATGCCCCATTGCCCTCCGAGGCTACCTCACCACCTACGTCAACTTCTGCTGGGGCCTGGGTCAGGAGATTGGCATCGGCGTAATCCGCGCCATGCTCGACCGCGAAGACGAGTGGGCCTACCGCATCCCCTACGCTCTGCAGTGGATGTGGCCGCTGCCACTCTTCATCGGCATCTATTTCGCCCCCGAGTCCCCATGGTGGCTGGTGCGGAGGGGCAAGACGCAAGAGGCCAAGAAGTCGCTCCTTCGACTGACGAGCCTCGACCGCGAGACTGACTTTGACGCCGATGAGACGGTGGCCATGATGGTCCACACAACAGCCCTGGAGGAGAAGATCACGGCCGGTTCGACGTACTGGGACTGCTTCAAGGGCGCCGATCTGCGCCGAACAGAAATCGTGTGCATGACTTGGGCAATACAGAACCTCAGCGGCAACTCCTTCTCCAACTACTCGACGTATTTTCTGAAGCAGGCTGGGCTTTCCGAAGACAAGTCGTACTCGTTCGCGCTTGGACAGTATGCCATCAACATGGTCGGCGTCTTCGGAGCGTGGGGCCTCATGACGCTGGGCATTGGTCGCAGGTCTCTGTACCTCTATGGGCTGTGCGGTCTCTGTGCCATGCTCTTCATTCTGGGTTTCCTGGGCCTCGTCCCGGAGGAGCATAGAACACAAGGGTCGCTTGCTACGGGAAGCATCATGATTGTGTGGGCTCTTTTCTACCAGTTGACTGTGGGCACGGTCTGTTACTCGCTGGTGAGCGAGCTCTCTTCGCGCCGCCTTCAGATCAAGACCGTTGTGTTGGGACGGAATCTCTAG
- a CDS encoding uncharacterized protein (COG:S~EggNog:ENOG503NV2E), with amino-acid sequence MALSLHRTPVLCCRCARLASRALRAQPYRGAARLSSQTGTGSPSATSKNPSHKKQTDAEGRISPGEAEDELVGPMARRLAEATEEALLTGGAAGRRAVEEAGFSEELKERLLDKVADAKFRKQYSGAFAEAGLGATAGAGEGVKHIAAAQPWTGTESTEDAVLRMLDDARKPLKPQDRGKYQPPPVDMRLKRGPVQSPGQRAASARDRASVYAGLGMKGSKGLSDEEREEMKREFKERFQPGARSMPVSPSGLAALANERIENAISRGQFKDLPRGKSMERDPRADNPFIDTTEYIMNRMIQRQDIVPPWIEKQQELSKAARVFRERLRNDWKRHAARMIASHGGSLEHQMKRAQDHAAAEQLHNPRQRGAEQLAVPSNSTDHPVMAKLRERAPVIGEEPQAAEVQALRDEPLPPPFRDSDWERAEAGYMKLSIENLNSIARSYNLMAPDLAKKPYFSLQRELAACYADVAPLLAEEIKQRAVGRSTPATTRMASTGGGGLMGQLAGKDAVKVHLEADEKAYGLKEWWQDFWRK; translated from the coding sequence ATGGCGCTTTCCCTACATCGTACACCTGTTTTATGCTGCCGCTGTGCCCGCTTGGCATCGAGGGCATTGAGGGCGCAGCCATACAGGGGCGCTGCGCGTTTGTCATCCCAAACAGGCACCGGCTCGCCTAGCGCAACCAGCAAGAATCCATCTCATAAGAAGCAGACCGATGCGGAGGGTCGTATCTCGCccggggaggcggaggatgagctcgtcggcccaaTGGCGCGGAGGCTTGCCGAGGCAACGGAGGAAGCGCTCTTGACTGGCGGGGCTGCAGGCCGACGCGCGGTGGAGGAAGCGGGCTTCTCGGAGGAGCTCAAAGAGAGGCTCCTGGACAAGGTCGCCGATGCCAAGTTCCGCAAACAGTACTCGGGCGCgttcgccgaggcgggcctcggggccaccgccggcgccggggagggcGTCAAGCACATCGCCGCTGCGCAGCCTTGGACAGGCACGGAGTCGACCGAGGACGCGGTCCTCAGgatgctcgacgacgcccggaAGCCGCTGAAGCCCCAAGACCGAGGCAAGtaccagccgccgcccgtcgacatgCGCCTCAAGCGCGGACCTGTCCAGAGCcccggccagcgcgccgccagcgctcGGGATAGAGCCTCCGTGTACGCGGGGCTAGGCATGAAGGGTTCCAAGGGGctgagcgacgaggagcgagaGGAGATGAAGCGCGAGTTCAAAGAGAGGTTCCAGCCTGGCGCGCGGTCCATGCCAGTCTCCCCGtccgggctggctgccttggCGAATGAGCGCATCGAGAATGCCATCTCCAGGGGCCAGTTCAAAGACCTTCCGCGTGGCAAGAGCATGGAGCGGGATCCTCGCGCGGATAATCCCTTCATCGACACCACAGAGTACATCATGAACAGGATGATACAGCGCCAAGACATCGTCCCGCCCTGGATCGAGAAGCAACAAGAGCTTTCCAAGGCGGCAAGGGTTTTCCGCGAGCGGCTTCGGAACGACTGGAAACGTCATGCCGCACGGATGATTGCCTCTCACGGGGGCTCTCTGGAGCATCAGATGAAGAGGGCGCAAGaccacgccgcggcggagcaATTGCACAACCCGCGGCAGAGAGGGGCCGAGCAACTTGCCGTGCCCTCAAATTCGACAGACCACCCTGTCATGGCGAAACTGCGAGAAAGGGCCCCAGTGATAGGCGAGGAGCCGCAAGCTGCGGAAGTTcaggccctgcgcgacgagccgtTGCCACCACCCTTTCGCGATTCTGATTGGGAGCGGGCCGAGGCTGGGTACATGAAGTTGTCCATTGAGAACTTGAACAGTATTGCGAGGAGCTACAATCTGATGGCACCTGACCTGGCCAAAAAGCCATACTTTTCCTTGCAACGCGAGCTTGCTGCGTGTTACGCAGATGTAGCTCCACTGCTTGCCGAGGAAATCAAGCAGAGGGCGGTAGGgaggtcgacgccggcaacaacgaggatggcgtcaactggtggcggcggcctcatgGGCCAGCTGGCGGGGAAAGACGCGGTCAAGGTCCAtctcgaggcggacgagaAGGCGTACGGCTTGAAAGAGTGGTGGCAGGATTTTTGGAGGAAGTGA
- a CDS encoding uncharacterized protein (TransMembrane:1 (i26-52o)): protein MVPRVQSFKLARCCPRFLPNRRSSRALLVFVFVLVLVLLLSLLPACLSVVAFRRACPRPIQLAAYMRLQPKKSPSTSPPSSHPDAGRSLARSLVPGNKRPHAVVRDLPHRRPVFLDNLARVFCRGHTQRERAKIGPVLLDPCLYHRCPTPQPSTPHATLTCHSWSDN from the coding sequence ATGGTGCCCCGTGTGCAATCTTTTAAATTGGCGCGGTGCTGCCCTCGGTTCTTGCCCAACCGCCGTTCCTCGCGTgctctcctcgtcttcgtcttcgtcctcgtcctcgtcctccttctctctcttctcccgGCCTGTCTGTCGGTAGTCGCCTTCCGACGAGCTTGCCCTCGGCCAATCCAGCTGGCGGCGTATATGAGACTACAGCCAAAGAAGAGCCCTTCAACATCACCGCCATCTTCACATCCTGACGCTGGCCGAAGCCTGGCTAGAAGCCTCGTTCCCGGGAACAAACGACCACACGCCGTGGTCCGCGACCTCCCTCACCGACGGCCCGTCTTCCTTGACAATTTGGCACGAGTGTTTTGCCGTGGTCATACACAGCGTGAGCGCGCAAAGATCGGTCCCGTGCTGCTCGATCCCTGCCTGTACCACCGCTGTCCGACTCCGCAGCCATCCACGCCTCACGCGACACTCACGTGCCACTCGTGGTCGGACAATTGA